The Gammaproteobacteria bacterium genome window below encodes:
- the ilvB gene encoding biosynthetic-type acetolactate synthase large subunit: MSGSDIIVQVLAQEGTDVIFGYSGGAILPTYDAVFRFNAETNESMPLIVPANEQGAGFMASGYARASGKVGVVLVTSGPGATNTVTPVRDCMADSTPIVVICGQVPTPAIGSDGFQEAPIANIMGAVAKHIFLITDPTKLETTIRTAFEIARTGRPGPVVIDIPKDVQNWEGVFQGKGQLPIRGYRERIEEVAENLLTDKDCESFYDAFAKSKRPLIYAGGGVINANAHEEVRKFADKFSIPVVTTLMGIGTSDTTQPHSLHMLGMHGTAFANYAVDDCDFLIAIGARFDDRVAAVPPKFAPNAKFIAHFDIDQSEIHKVKTVDWHHVGMLPQAINKLLDYGVNKAKASNDFSDWHKHVVELKSTYAMNYDKQSEQIQPYAVIEELNKHAKGEAVISTGVGQHQMWAAQYFDFKSPRLWLTSGSMGTMGFGLPAAIGAQFAKPDLVVIDIDGDASIRMNLGELETVTTYKLPIKVVVLNNLGDGMVKQWQKLFFKGRLSASDKSLHKKDFIKAAEADGYEYAVRLENKSNLPKVIKEFMDFDGPAFIEVMIDPDAGVYPMVGPGMTFDQMITGDHIPSRSEKVDTKTEVDSSEMF, translated from the coding sequence ATGTCCGGCTCGGACATCATTGTTCAAGTGCTTGCTCAAGAGGGAACAGATGTAATATTTGGTTATAGTGGTGGCGCAATCTTGCCGACGTATGATGCTGTGTTTCGCTTCAATGCTGAAACCAATGAATCCATGCCATTAATTGTTCCCGCTAATGAGCAAGGTGCAGGGTTCATGGCATCTGGTTACGCGCGTGCAAGCGGCAAAGTTGGTGTTGTATTGGTTACTTCTGGCCCAGGTGCAACTAATACGGTAACTCCTGTTCGTGACTGCATGGCAGATTCAACACCCATTGTTGTAATTTGTGGCCAAGTGCCTACCCCCGCGATCGGTAGCGATGGTTTCCAAGAAGCGCCAATTGCAAACATTATGGGTGCAGTGGCTAAGCATATATTCTTAATTACCGATCCTACAAAACTTGAAACCACGATCCGTACCGCATTTGAAATTGCACGCACTGGCCGCCCTGGTCCAGTGGTAATTGATATTCCTAAAGACGTGCAAAATTGGGAAGGTGTATTTCAAGGTAAGGGTCAGTTACCTATTCGTGGTTACCGTGAACGTATAGAAGAGGTTGCAGAAAATTTATTAACCGATAAAGACTGCGAATCATTTTATGATGCTTTTGCAAAATCTAAACGTCCGCTCATCTATGCAGGCGGCGGCGTAATTAATGCAAACGCACATGAAGAGGTGCGTAAATTTGCAGATAAATTTAGTATTCCGGTAGTGACGACTTTGATGGGTATAGGGACTAGTGATACCACTCAACCACATTCGTTACATATGTTGGGTATGCATGGAACGGCCTTTGCAAACTATGCGGTAGATGATTGTGATTTTTTAATTGCCATTGGTGCGCGCTTTGATGACCGTGTGGCTGCCGTTCCACCTAAATTTGCACCTAATGCAAAATTCATTGCGCATTTTGATATCGATCAATCAGAAATTCATAAGGTTAAAACGGTTGATTGGCATCATGTAGGAATGTTGCCGCAGGCAATAAATAAGTTATTAGATTATGGGGTCAATAAAGCAAAAGCTTCTAATGATTTTTCTGATTGGCATAAGCATGTTGTAGAGCTTAAGAGTACGTATGCGATGAATTACGATAAGCAAAGCGAACAGATTCAACCCTATGCTGTAATTGAAGAGTTGAATAAGCACGCCAAAGGTGAAGCGGTAATCAGTACCGGTGTGGGCCAACATCAAATGTGGGCGGCACAATATTTTGATTTTAAGTCTCCTAGACTATGGCTTACTTCAGGAAGTATGGGAACCATGGGCTTTGGTTTGCCAGCCGCTATAGGCGCTCAATTTGCGAAACCAGATTTGGTGGTAATTGATATTGACGGTGATGCAAGCATTCGCATGAATCTAGGCGAATTGGAAACGGTTACTACTTATAAATTGCCTATTAAAGTGGTTGTGCTTAATAATCTAGGTGATGGCATGGTAAAGCAGTGGCAAAAGTTGTTTTTCAAAGGTCGTTTATCTGCCAGTGATAAATCACTACATAAAAAAGATTTTATTAAAGCTGCCGAAGCGGACGGTTATGAATATGCTGTTCGTTTAGAAAATAAATCAAATCTGCCAAAAGTTATTAAAGAATTTATGGACTTTGATGGACCGGCATTTATTGAAGTGATGATTGATCCAGATGCGGGGGTGTACCCAATGGTAGGTCCGGGAATGACATTTGATCAAATGATCACCGGAGATCATATTCCTTCGCGTAGTGAAAAAGTGGATACAAAAACAGAAGTTGATTCATCCGAAATGTTTTAA
- a CDS encoding TIGR00645 family protein, translating into MKELELLVEKIMYASRWLLAPIYIGLSLAVFALGIKFFQEVIHIFGHIITMKESDLILNILTLIDMSLVASLIVMVMFSSYESFVSKIDLDEGTDKLDWLGKLDANTLKLKVAASIVAISSIHLLRIFMEAQTIDNTKLAWYTIIHMAFVVSALLLAVLDKVAFQNKH; encoded by the coding sequence ATGAAAGAATTAGAGTTACTCGTAGAAAAAATCATGTATGCAAGTCGATGGTTGCTTGCTCCAATCTATATTGGCTTATCATTAGCTGTATTTGCTTTAGGAATTAAATTCTTTCAAGAAGTAATACATATTTTTGGGCATATCATTACTATGAAAGAATCAGATCTAATATTAAATATCTTAACGCTGATTGATATGTCATTAGTTGCTAGCTTGATCGTGATGGTGATGTTCAGTAGCTATGAAAGCTTTGTATCTAAAATTGATCTTGATGAAGGCACAGACAAATTAGATTGGCTAGGGAAACTGGATGCGAATACTTTAAAACTGAAAGTGGCTGCATCCATCGTAGCCATTTCATCGATACATTTGCTACGTATATTTATGGAGGCACAAACAATCGATAATACGAAACTAGCGTGGTACACCATCATTCATATGGCGTTTGTAGTATCCGCTTTACTATTAGCAGTATTGGATAAGGTAGCCTTCCAGAACAAACACTAA